A single window of Colletotrichum destructivum chromosome 9, complete sequence DNA harbors:
- a CDS encoding Putative fatty acid desaturase domain-containing protein: MGQAPRKGPAWWHRHLEIAGQVFFWCWYGYGIVYRLIPSNMDRLVFVIVSHVTVLPLHVQITLSHFAMSTVDLGPQESFPQKMLRTTMDIDCPRWLDFFHGGLQFQVIHRLFPRIPRHNLRRAQKLVQEFCNDVGIPYALYGFVEGSEKVVDALGEVSRKAAIFAKCQREVASRGFDLSAHKH, from the coding sequence ATGGGTCAGGCCCCTCGAAAGGGCCCAGCATGGTGGCACAGGCATCTCGAAATTGCTGGTCAGGTCTTCTTCTGGTGCTGGTACGGTTACGGAATCGTATACAGGTTGATTCCCAGCAACATGGATCGGTTGGTGTTCGTCATTGTCAGCCATGTCACCGTACTCCCCCTCCATGTCCAGATCACCCTTTCGCACTTTGCCATGAGCACCGTCGACCTCGGACCGCAGGAATCCTTTCCCCAGAAAATGCTCCGGACCACGATGGACATCGACTGTCCCAGATGGCTCGACTTTTTCCACGGAGGCTTGCAGTTCCAAGTGATTCATCGTCTCTTCCCCCGCATCCCTCGACACAATCTCCGCCGTGCGCAAAAGTTGGTACAAGAGTTCTGCAACGATGTGGGCATCCCCTATGCCCTATACGGTTTCGTGGAAGGGAGCGAGAAGGTCGTCGATGCTCTTGGAGAAGTGTCAAGGAAGGCTGCCATATTTGCAAAGTGTCAGAGGGAAGTCGCAAGCCGCGGCTTTGATCTTTCAGCACATAAACACTGA